In one Candidatus Cloacimonas sp. genomic region, the following are encoded:
- a CDS encoding DNA methyltransferase produces MITSHKIIIGDSRWMKEVKDESVHLIVTSPPYWQLKDYGSNKQIGFNDTYEEYINNLNLVWNECQRVLHSGCRLCINIGDQFARSVYYGRYKVIPIRTEIIKFCETCGFDYMGAIIWQKVTTCHTTGGATIMGSFPYPRNGIIKLDYEYILIFKKYGVPPSVNYEIKEQSKLTNDEWNQYFTGHWNFAGEKQDKHLAMFPEELPRRLIKMFSFVNDIVLDPFLGSGTTSLVARKLQRNSIGYEINEDYLPIIRRKLELDQGNIFQEENFEIIKQRDIEINFQAEINKLPYIFKDPIQFDKKIDPRQLKFGSKIDNSNAECDSYFTVEDIISPEILLLSNKIKIRLLGIKEIPQKTSDAIRFLRDKTRGQKVFLNYDNVKYDENNNLLCYLYLWNKTFINAHLIKNGLADVDTSNDYKYKIKFLSYKGKD; encoded by the coding sequence ATGATAACATCGCATAAAATAATTATAGGTGATTCCAGATGGATGAAAGAAGTAAAAGATGAATCTGTTCATCTTATTGTTACTTCTCCACCCTATTGGCAATTAAAAGATTATGGCAGTAATAAACAGATTGGTTTTAATGATACTTATGAAGAGTATATTAATAACCTTAATCTGGTTTGGAATGAATGCCAGAGAGTTTTACACAGTGGCTGTCGTTTATGTATTAATATTGGAGACCAATTCGCTCGTTCTGTTTACTATGGCAGATATAAAGTAATACCAATTAGAACGGAAATTATCAAATTCTGTGAAACTTGTGGTTTTGATTATATGGGAGCTATAATTTGGCAGAAGGTTACAACTTGTCATACTACAGGAGGAGCAACAATTATGGGCTCTTTTCCTTATCCAAGAAATGGAATTATCAAATTGGATTATGAGTATATCCTGATATTTAAAAAATATGGAGTTCCACCTTCTGTTAACTATGAAATTAAAGAGCAATCCAAATTAACAAATGATGAATGGAATCAGTATTTTACAGGGCATTGGAATTTTGCGGGAGAAAAACAGGACAAACATTTGGCGATGTTTCCAGAAGAATTACCAAGGCGTCTGATCAAAATGTTTAGTTTTGTGAATGACATTGTTCTTGATCCTTTTTTGGGAAGTGGAACTACTTCTTTAGTGGCTAGGAAATTGCAAAGAAATTCTATTGGTTATGAAATAAATGAAGATTATCTACCAATAATAAGGCGTAAATTAGAATTAGATCAAGGGAATATCTTTCAAGAGGAAAATTTTGAGATAATTAAACAACGAGATATAGAGATAAACTTTCAAGCTGAAATTAATAAACTACCCTATATATTCAAGGATCCTATCCAATTTGATAAGAAAATTGATCCACGGCAATTAAAGTTTGGCTCAAAAATTGATAATTCAAATGCTGAATGTGATTCTTATTTTACTGTGGAAGATATTATCTCACCGGAAATATTACTGCTTAGCAATAAAATAAAAATCAGGTTATTAGGAATTAAAGAAATACCTCAGAAAACGAGTGATGCCATTAGATTTTTACGAGATAAAACACGCGGTCAAAAAGTATTCTTAAACTACGATAATGTAAAGTATGATGAAAATAATAACTTACTCTGTTATTTATATTTATGGAACAAAACATTTATAAATGCACATTTAATTAAAAATGGCTTAGCTGATGTTGACACTTCCAACGATTATAAATATAAAATAAAATTTTTATCTTACAAAGGGAAGGACTAA
- a CDS encoding insulinase family protein — MKKIVLGLILIACLFSLEAILTPEYAAIPLQQDTELISGTLANGLKYYIMPNTKPEKRIELRLYIDAGSIVEDDDQRGLAHFVEHMAFNGTKNFPRSEMVDYLTSIGMGYHNGLNGGTSYDNTVYQFKLPTDDEAKMLKGISILADIAWQVSFDRSEIERERGVIQEEWRLGQSAQQRIEDQIDKVRFAGSRYAERNPIGTIENLKTFKPESLIRYYQDWYRPDLETVVIVGDCDPNKIEQLVKQYFGVIPKRENPRPRLNYTVPDNIEPRAVTVLDKEQPYTMLRCTWKVKSTPITNLSAFYNDLRQNLFFTMVNARLDELCNQPNPPFSYAYIYNQNWLKGFNATDCIMFANEGQSEDAFRTLITELARVRQHGFQPGEYERAKQIMIREAEQRIAEKKTRDSEDLIWEILDDTSSGNTFLSPEVYEQMLKALIDEIALSEVNEIVDEVITSQNLTLSLAGTVKEGVTYPTKDDLLNIYQQAVAQNLEPWEDITVNEPLLETLPTPGKITKEKVFPQSGIKQWVLSNGITVYSKKTDFKADEVMILAQSTGGKAKLKPENYHAADLLSQYFDVSGFGNFDGNALKKAMAGKIAFVFPTLSNYSEGWRGSCSPRDMELLFQMLYQYNMSPRFNEEAFSAAVATMKTWTQNYFLDPTNAFFDTLDVLIYNNHPLKRNLYPEDLDKITLKQVEDVFHERFGDYSDFTFYVVGNFEEDQLKDYCKTYLANLPAQGRHEKRRDVGIKSFAGKKEIIFKKGTDRSFVSNVTVGKASYSAQNIVNTNALMILANDKLRENVRENRSGVYVIAVWNSFDYLPKLSSVTQTWMGCDPERAKELNAATFATLDSLKKGLFTDKYIESSKTTLHKTYEENISTNRYWISNMSENISHNLPIDCFLNYPSLYDKVNKQAITKAAKQYFGFDKSCLSVYMLPE; from the coding sequence ATGAAAAAAATAGTCCTTGGTTTGATCCTGATTGCTTGTCTCTTTTCTTTAGAGGCAATTCTTACTCCGGAATATGCAGCTATTCCTTTACAACAGGATACTGAACTGATTTCCGGCACTTTGGCTAATGGATTGAAGTATTACATTATGCCAAATACCAAACCTGAAAAGCGGATTGAACTTCGTCTTTACATTGATGCCGGCAGCATAGTTGAAGATGATGATCAACGCGGATTGGCTCATTTTGTAGAACACATGGCTTTTAATGGCACTAAAAATTTCCCCAGAAGCGAGATGGTAGATTATTTAACCTCCATTGGAATGGGTTATCATAATGGCTTAAACGGTGGAACCAGTTATGATAATACAGTTTACCAATTTAAACTGCCCACTGATGACGAAGCTAAAATGCTAAAAGGAATTTCCATTCTTGCCGATATTGCCTGGCAAGTAAGTTTTGACCGTAGTGAAATTGAACGCGAGCGAGGGGTTATTCAAGAAGAATGGAGATTGGGACAAAGTGCACAGCAAAGAATTGAGGATCAAATAGATAAAGTGCGTTTTGCCGGTTCGCGTTATGCTGAGCGTAATCCCATCGGCACAATTGAAAATCTTAAGACCTTTAAACCCGAGAGCTTAATTCGTTATTATCAGGATTGGTATCGTCCCGATTTAGAGACAGTTGTCATCGTGGGCGATTGTGATCCTAACAAAATTGAACAGCTTGTTAAACAGTATTTTGGGGTTATTCCCAAACGCGAAAATCCGCGTCCCCGGCTTAATTATACGGTTCCTGACAATATTGAACCGCGAGCTGTAACCGTTTTGGATAAAGAACAGCCCTACACAATGCTTAGATGCACTTGGAAAGTTAAATCCACTCCCATCACAAATCTAAGCGCTTTCTATAATGACCTTAGGCAGAATTTGTTTTTCACGATGGTAAATGCGCGTTTGGATGAACTTTGCAATCAACCCAATCCGCCTTTTTCTTATGCCTATATTTATAATCAGAACTGGCTGAAAGGTTTTAATGCCACCGATTGTATTATGTTTGCCAATGAGGGTCAAAGTGAAGATGCCTTTAGAACTTTGATTACAGAATTGGCTCGGGTTCGTCAGCACGGTTTTCAACCTGGCGAATATGAACGAGCCAAACAAATTATGATTAGAGAAGCGGAACAAAGAATAGCAGAGAAAAAAACCAGGGATTCCGAAGACCTAATTTGGGAAATTTTGGATGATACCAGCTCTGGAAATACTTTTTTAAGCCCTGAGGTCTATGAACAAATGTTAAAAGCGCTGATTGATGAGATTGCTTTAAGCGAAGTAAATGAAATAGTTGATGAAGTCATTACTTCCCAAAATCTTACTTTAAGCTTGGCAGGAACAGTGAAAGAAGGCGTAACATATCCCACTAAAGATGATTTACTGAACATTTATCAGCAGGCAGTCGCCCAGAATCTTGAACCCTGGGAAGATATAACCGTAAATGAACCGCTTTTGGAAACCCTTCCTACGCCAGGGAAAATAACCAAAGAAAAGGTTTTCCCTCAATCGGGAATTAAACAATGGGTTCTTTCCAATGGGATAACGGTTTACAGCAAAAAGACCGATTTTAAGGCAGATGAAGTGATGATTCTGGCTCAAAGCACCGGTGGAAAAGCAAAATTGAAACCGGAAAATTACCACGCAGCCGATTTACTTTCCCAATATTTTGATGTTTCTGGCTTTGGAAACTTTGATGGAAATGCCTTGAAGAAAGCAATGGCAGGTAAAATTGCTTTTGTTTTTCCCACTCTGTCCAATTATTCCGAAGGTTGGAGAGGCAGTTGTTCCCCCCGCGATATGGAATTGCTTTTCCAAATGCTCTATCAATATAATATGTCTCCGCGTTTTAACGAAGAGGCATTTTCGGCTGCCGTCGCCACTATGAAAACCTGGACGCAGAATTATTTTCTTGATCCCACCAATGCTTTCTTTGATACTTTGGATGTGCTGATATACAATAATCATCCCTTAAAAAGAAATCTATATCCGGAAGATCTGGATAAAATTACTCTGAAACAAGTGGAAGATGTTTTTCACGAGAGGTTTGGCGATTATTCCGATTTCACTTTTTATGTGGTTGGTAATTTTGAAGAAGACCAGCTAAAGGACTATTGTAAAACATATCTGGCTAATTTACCTGCCCAAGGACGCCATGAAAAACGCCGCGATGTTGGCATTAAATCTTTTGCTGGTAAAAAGGAAATTATTTTTAAGAAAGGCACAGACCGCAGTTTTGTATCCAATGTTACAGTCGGCAAAGCATCTTATTCGGCTCAAAACATTGTTAATACAAATGCGTTGATGATTTTGGCAAATGACAAATTACGCGAAAATGTCCGCGAAAATAGAAGCGGCGTATATGTTATCGCTGTTTGGAATAGCTTTGATTATCTCCCCAAATTAAGTTCTGTAACTCAAACCTGGATGGGTTGCGATCCCGAAAGAGCCAAGGAATTGAATGCAGCCACTTTTGCAACTCTGGATAGTTTGAAAAAGGGACTTTTTACCGATAAATATATTGAATCCAGCAAAACCACTCTGCATAAGACCTACGAGGAAAATATCAGCACCAATAGATACTGGATTAGTAATATGAGTGAGAATATTTCGCATAACTTGCCCATCGATTGCTTTCTGAATTATCCTTCTCTTTATGATAAAGTGAATAAACAGGCAATCACCAAGGCAGCCAAACAATATTTCGGCTTTGATAAATCCTGCCTCTCCGTGTATATGTTGCCAGAATAA
- a CDS encoding MoxR family ATPase, translating into MLIEAIQSQVEQSSAVLENVRSEIAKVIVGQQEILNRLLIGILANGHILIEGVPGLAKTLIISSLASVFDATYSRIQFTPDLLPADITGTMIYNPKSSEFSVKKGPIFANFILADEINRAPSKVQSALLEAMQERQVTLGDNTFSLPNPFFVMATQNPIEQEGTYPLPEAQIDRFFMKLKIKYPNYDEEKQILDRMVNEQPILLNKVLSPSDIENMRNVMSIVYMEEKLKDYVLHLINATRHPERYPRLNDLKGLIEFGASPRATIYLARAAKANAYISGRAYVIPDDIKAIARDVLRHRIILSYEAEAEELTTEDIINRILDEIEVP; encoded by the coding sequence ATGTTAATTGAGGCAATTCAAAGCCAAGTTGAACAAAGCTCCGCGGTGCTGGAAAATGTCCGCTCCGAAATTGCCAAAGTGATAGTTGGTCAGCAGGAAATTTTAAACCGTTTGCTGATCGGAATTCTTGCCAATGGTCACATTTTAATTGAAGGTGTTCCCGGTTTGGCAAAGACGCTTATTATATCATCCTTGGCTTCAGTTTTTGATGCCACTTATTCTCGCATTCAATTTACACCTGATTTGTTACCCGCAGATATAACAGGCACAATGATTTACAATCCTAAAAGCAGTGAATTCAGCGTAAAGAAAGGTCCCATATTTGCCAATTTTATTTTGGCTGATGAAATTAACCGTGCTCCTTCTAAAGTTCAATCTGCCCTGTTGGAAGCAATGCAGGAAAGGCAAGTTACCTTGGGTGACAACACTTTTTCTTTACCCAATCCCTTTTTTGTGATGGCAACCCAAAATCCGATTGAACAAGAGGGAACTTATCCTCTTCCGGAAGCTCAGATAGATAGATTTTTTATGAAGCTGAAAATAAAGTATCCAAATTACGACGAAGAAAAGCAAATTTTGGATAGAATGGTGAATGAACAACCAATTCTTCTTAATAAAGTGCTAAGCCCTTCTGATATTGAAAATATGCGTAATGTGATGTCCATAGTTTATATGGAAGAAAAATTGAAGGACTATGTATTGCACTTGATAAATGCCACTCGTCATCCTGAACGCTATCCTCGCTTGAATGATTTGAAGGGATTAATAGAATTTGGCGCATCACCCAGAGCAACAATTTATTTGGCAAGAGCGGCGAAAGCCAATGCTTATATATCTGGTCGGGCTTATGTTATCCCTGACGATATAAAAGCTATTGCCAGAGATGTTTTAAGGCATCGGATAATTCTTTCTTATGAGGCAGAAGCCGAAGAACTGACTACCGAAGATATAATCAACCGAATTTTGGATGAAATAGAAGTCCCATAA
- a CDS encoding HAMP domain-containing sensor histidine kinase, which translates to MQNEEKSIGIFRGLSDETVDELTQNLERIKFKKGKAIITEHSWGDNLFFICQGKVEINKGLNNPETPFAQLSILQAGEFFGEMGIIEDSPRSASVVALEDVELMVIPRETFNNMLFSYPVMMLNLVRTISGRLRNTNERFVEMMDEMIQKNRLMAIGLAASKIIHDIKTPLTVIVLTAQVLESIFPEGGEFTENIVKQTKLIEQLVHEILDFARGTETPPLVQNIDLDAFLLEFQEMFLPSLRGRNISLVIENKVQGFVHFDEGKIRRVLINLIKNASEAITGEGEIKITCSISSSWLQISVIDNGPGVSKKVQEELFQPFITAGKSHGTGLGLAICKKLVQEHKGRLEYIPVEPHGSRFDVRIPQNAK; encoded by the coding sequence ATGCAGAATGAAGAAAAAAGCATAGGAATTTTTAGAGGTCTCTCGGATGAGACGGTGGATGAATTAACCCAAAATCTGGAAAGAATAAAATTTAAAAAAGGCAAGGCAATCATCACTGAACACTCCTGGGGAGATAATCTCTTTTTTATTTGCCAAGGCAAAGTAGAAATAAATAAGGGCTTGAATAATCCCGAAACACCTTTTGCTCAACTCTCAATTTTGCAAGCGGGTGAATTTTTTGGTGAAATGGGTATTATTGAAGACAGCCCTCGCTCTGCAAGCGTGGTGGCTCTGGAAGATGTAGAATTAATGGTTATCCCGCGCGAAACATTCAACAATATGCTCTTTTCTTATCCCGTGATGATGTTGAATTTGGTTAGAACAATTTCCGGTCGTTTACGCAATACCAATGAGCGGTTTGTGGAAATGATGGATGAGATGATTCAAAAGAACCGTCTAATGGCAATCGGTTTAGCTGCCAGCAAAATTATTCACGATATAAAAACGCCTTTAACGGTCATCGTGTTAACTGCCCAGGTTTTGGAAAGTATTTTTCCCGAAGGGGGAGAATTTACCGAAAATATAGTTAAACAGACCAAACTTATAGAACAACTGGTCCATGAAATTTTGGATTTTGCCAGAGGGACTGAAACGCCGCCTTTGGTTCAAAATATAGACCTGGATGCTTTTTTGCTGGAGTTTCAAGAAATGTTTTTGCCGTCTTTAAGAGGACGCAACATTAGCTTGGTGATAGAAAATAAAGTTCAAGGTTTTGTGCATTTTGACGAGGGAAAAATTCGCCGAGTGTTGATAAACTTAATCAAAAATGCCTCCGAAGCGATTACGGGAGAAGGAGAAATTAAAATCACTTGCAGCATTTCGTCCAGTTGGTTACAAATTTCTGTGATAGATAACGGACCCGGTGTTTCCAAAAAAGTGCAGGAAGAACTCTTTCAACCGTTCATCACGGCTGGGAAAAGCCATGGAACTGGTTTGGGCTTGGCAATTTGTAAAAAATTGGTGCAAGAACATAAAGGTCGCTTAGAATATATTCCGGTGGAACCACATGGAAGTAGATTTGATGTGCGGATTCCGCAAAATGCCAAATAA
- the rpmB gene encoding 50S ribosomal protein L28: MSKVCDICGKTAQVGNHRSHALNATKRRFYPNLHKVRIEIENGTKFVKICSSCLKANKVRKAI, encoded by the coding sequence ATGTCAAAAGTGTGTGATATATGTGGAAAAACAGCTCAGGTAGGTAATCATCGCAGCCATGCCTTGAATGCCACTAAGCGTAGATTCTATCCAAATTTGCATAAGGTTCGGATAGAAATTGAAAATGGAACTAAATTCGTTAAAATATGCAGTTCCTGTTTGAAAGCGAACAAAGTGAGAAAAGCCATATAA
- a CDS encoding RNA polymerase sigma factor, with protein MKKEHFEAFLSSNEKRIYNYVLSLCTNEQDALDIVQTVFIAVFQNLERIEETTALAYTYKIAHNKCLSFLKQKSRYINVEPDKFNGLPERNTNTKEPDYTVLKKAIADLPPRLSAVIQMQYYEKMSYKEISTNLGISVKAVESLLVRAKRILRKKILQDKEK; from the coding sequence ATGAAGAAAGAACACTTTGAGGCATTTCTAAGCTCCAATGAAAAGCGCATCTATAATTATGTATTGTCTTTATGTACTAATGAACAGGATGCTCTTGATATTGTGCAAACCGTGTTCATAGCAGTTTTCCAAAATCTGGAACGGATTGAGGAAACCACGGCTTTGGCATATACCTATAAAATAGCGCATAATAAATGTCTCAGTTTTCTGAAACAAAAATCCCGTTATATAAATGTGGAGCCAGATAAGTTCAATGGCCTTCCCGAAAGAAACACAAATACTAAAGAGCCAGATTACACGGTTCTAAAAAAAGCCATTGCTGATTTGCCACCGCGTTTGTCTGCCGTCATTCAAATGCAATATTATGAAAAGATGTCCTATAAAGAAATTTCCACTAATTTGGGAATAAGCGTTAAAGCAGTTGAATCACTTTTAGTGCGGGCAAAACGCATTTTACGCAAAAAAATTTTGCAGGATAAAGAGAAATGA
- a CDS encoding zf-HC2 domain-containing protein yields the protein MKCSKAKRYLLKQIDGELDIRFQAKLLSHLDKCPACKAFLADAQKMQRKLSALPEAEFPAWVHNQIMAKVHQLETKNPGFARRVKLIPVTAMLAITLSLWAGIKIGVGSYKNIIPKNQDYSISTSIAYGSFGENTILDDVTENGE from the coding sequence ATGAAATGCAGCAAAGCCAAACGCTATCTACTTAAACAGATTGATGGCGAATTGGATATTCGCTTTCAGGCAAAACTTTTATCTCATCTGGATAAATGTCCTGCCTGCAAAGCATTTCTGGCTGATGCCCAAAAAATGCAAAGGAAACTTTCTGCTCTGCCAGAAGCGGAATTTCCTGCTTGGGTTCATAATCAAATTATGGCTAAGGTGCACCAATTAGAAACAAAGAATCCAGGTTTTGCCCGTCGCGTCAAACTAATACCTGTAACTGCTATGTTGGCAATAACTTTAAGTTTGTGGGCGGGGATAAAAATCGGGGTTGGCAGCTACAAAAATATCATTCCGAAGAATCAGGATTATTCAATATCAACCTCAATTGCCTACGGAAGTTTTGGCGAAAATACCATACTGGATGATGTAACGGAAAATGGAGAATAA
- a CDS encoding MjaI family restriction endonuclease, which translates to MPKEWIINQSNMRWGLTKKNKVGPVAEMIRKLSPKTLMEWESYYFKNAYPKEHLEELGRKLYIKITEVCAAEIESITEEDCIDFIFNLVINRTYDGYLSEIQTIYGQLQQELNVKIEPAPDAWDRGYNVDFFIKIKKNYIGLQIKPAGYAYIPQIINELHFQKKTHEKFTAKYGGKVFYIISLTDGKKKIIQNQEVIEEIRKEIDRLKKV; encoded by the coding sequence ATGCCAAAGGAATGGATAATAAATCAGTCAAATATGAGATGGGGACTTACTAAGAAAAATAAAGTTGGTCCGGTAGCCGAAATGATTAGAAAGTTGTCTCCCAAGACATTAATGGAATGGGAGAGCTATTATTTTAAGAATGCTTATCCCAAAGAACATTTGGAGGAACTGGGCAGAAAACTTTATATAAAAATAACGGAAGTTTGTGCAGCAGAAATAGAAAGCATAACCGAAGAGGATTGTATTGATTTTATTTTCAATTTGGTTATTAACAGAACTTATGATGGATATCTGTCTGAAATTCAAACAATTTACGGCCAGCTCCAACAAGAACTAAATGTTAAGATAGAACCAGCTCCTGATGCATGGGACAGAGGTTATAATGTAGATTTTTTTATTAAGATAAAAAAAAATTATATCGGTTTGCAAATCAAACCAGCTGGATATGCTTATATTCCGCAAATTATCAACGAATTGCACTTCCAAAAAAAGACACACGAAAAATTTACTGCTAAATATGGTGGTAAGGTCTTTTATATCATTTCACTAACAGATGGGAAAAAGAAAATCATTCAAAATCAGGAAGTTATAGAAGAAATTCGTAAAGAAATTGACCGCCTTAAGAAAGTATAG
- a CDS encoding FtsX-like permease family protein: MKKSTVYLAGKYLSERKTRGIGKGHYLCLIGITLGVLALLCVTTVMNGFRFDIRNRITGTFSEIRISTEDGQRIKDTNDVCNQLQNLKFYASPVIRNELLIRCNSVVLPTLCFGIEPNKHQNVSSLLQKTEFQGGEIVQGIVAGNIVPEDFSASGIALGAGLASQLGVYLGDEVQVISPLFNIPTAFGMIPRIRYLKVQAIFAAGMPEYDQNYSLIGIDNAAFFASCKENEADYIEVKPAAKLRPNHLLQTLHNAFPNYQIEDWSSFDPNLYSAIRFEKFLMFVIMLFMFIIAGFNLTGNLLKTISRKKRELGLLKAIGLTDKDLQTLFLLQALFLCSAGIVVGLGLGSVLLLIQKYAGIIKLGMGSGEAIILPVKFIFTDYLLIIVVAYFITILSVLLPLKRLSKINAVELIKRAV; the protein is encoded by the coding sequence ATGAAAAAAAGCACTGTTTACCTTGCTGGCAAATATTTAAGTGAACGCAAAACAAGAGGAATTGGCAAAGGACATTACCTTTGCCTAATTGGCATAACTTTGGGCGTTTTAGCTCTGCTTTGCGTGACCACTGTGATGAATGGTTTCCGTTTTGACATACGCAATCGAATTACAGGCACTTTTTCCGAAATTAGAATTTCTACAGAAGATGGGCAGCGCATTAAAGACACTAATGATGTTTGTAACCAACTGCAAAATTTGAAGTTCTATGCCAGCCCAGTTATCCGTAACGAATTATTGATTAGATGCAATTCTGTTGTCTTGCCAACATTGTGTTTTGGTATTGAGCCCAATAAGCATCAAAATGTTTCTTCGCTGTTACAAAAAACGGAATTTCAAGGTGGAGAAATTGTTCAAGGTATTGTAGCGGGAAATATTGTTCCGGAAGATTTTTCTGCCTCCGGAATCGCTTTGGGAGCTGGTTTGGCTTCTCAATTGGGTGTTTATTTGGGAGATGAAGTGCAGGTGATTTCTCCTCTTTTCAACATCCCTACCGCTTTTGGAATGATACCGCGCATTCGTTATCTGAAAGTGCAGGCAATTTTTGCCGCGGGTATGCCTGAATATGACCAAAATTATAGTTTAATCGGAATTGATAATGCTGCCTTTTTTGCTTCCTGTAAAGAAAATGAGGCGGATTATATTGAAGTGAAGCCAGCTGCCAAATTACGCCCAAATCACCTTTTGCAAACTCTCCATAATGCCTTTCCCAATTATCAAATTGAGGATTGGAGCAGTTTTGATCCCAATCTCTATTCTGCCATTCGTTTTGAAAAATTCCTGATGTTTGTAATTATGCTGTTTATGTTTATTATCGCCGGTTTTAACCTCACGGGCAATCTGCTGAAAACAATCTCACGCAAAAAACGAGAATTGGGGCTGCTAAAAGCCATTGGTTTAACCGATAAAGACCTACAGACCTTGTTTTTATTGCAAGCGCTTTTTTTATGCTCTGCGGGAATTGTAGTTGGATTGGGTTTGGGCTCTGTTTTATTGCTAATTCAAAAATATGCTGGAATTATTAAATTGGGAATGGGAAGCGGAGAAGCCATAATTTTACCCGTGAAATTTATTTTCACGGACTACCTACTGATCATCGTGGTTGCTTATTTTATTACTATTTTAAGTGTTTTATTGCCTCTGAAACGCTTAAGCAAAATTAATGCCGTAGAGCTTATCAAGCGTGCTGTTTAG